A stretch of Methanobrevibacter sp. YE315 DNA encodes these proteins:
- a CDS encoding NADH-dependent flavin oxidoreductase, giving the protein MKDIFDEVQFGNLKLNSRIVRTGTWETETAEGGFLTPDIYDRYEKIASSGTGLIVSEIFALDHKDRFFPYSTNMNYRGFIKDYQMVTDIVHKYDVPILGQLAFFYYDDGVNQKVEANDITPEGIRKLQAEVIMAAKKFSFSGFDGIQINMGNNFYLARFMNPYFNQRDDKYGGNTENRVRISSEIIKVIKKTMDMHVSCRINPWDVRKGGITADESINIACELEKAGADSIQLTARTISQIYDKGVKHPFLVYVDDLIDAVDIPVVLGGSLRDMDSINDVLNNSNVEFISMSKPFVAQADFLADWKANGEGVAICQSCNNCYSKKTSTCFKY; this is encoded by the coding sequence ATGAAGGATATTTTTGATGAAGTTCAATTTGGTAATTTAAAACTTAATAGTCGTATTGTAAGAACAGGTACTTGGGAAACTGAAACTGCAGAAGGGGGATTTTTAACTCCGGATATTTATGACAGATATGAAAAGATTGCAAGTAGCGGAACAGGTTTAATCGTATCTGAAATATTTGCATTGGACCATAAGGATAGGTTTTTCCCTTATTCCACAAATATGAACTACAGGGGTTTTATTAAAGATTATCAGATGGTAACAGACATTGTTCATAAATACGATGTTCCTATTTTAGGCCAGCTTGCATTCTTTTATTATGATGATGGCGTAAATCAAAAAGTTGAAGCAAATGACATCACTCCGGAAGGGATAAGAAAATTGCAGGCTGAAGTAATAATGGCTGCTAAAAAATTCTCATTTTCAGGTTTTGATGGAATTCAGATAAACATGGGCAATAATTTTTATCTTGCAAGATTCATGAATCCGTATTTCAATCAAAGAGATGATAAGTATGGGGGAAATACTGAAAACCGTGTGAGGATTTCATCAGAAATAATCAAAGTAATTAAAAAAACAATGGATATGCATGTAAGTTGCAGAATTAATCCATGGGATGTTAGGAAAGGGGGAATAACTGCTGATGAAAGCATTAACATAGCTTGTGAACTTGAAAAAGCCGGTGCAGACAGCATCCAATTAACTGCACGTACAATATCCCAAATTTATGACAAAGGAGTAAAACATCCATTTTTAGTTTATGTTGATGATTTGATTGATGCTGTAGACATTCCCGTTGTGTTAGGAGGATCTCTTAGGGATATGGACTCTATCAATGATGTTTTAAATAATTCTAACGTTGAATTCATATCCATGTCAAAACCATTCGTGGCCCAAGCGGACTTTTTAGCAGACTGGAAAGCAAATGGTGAAGGGGTGGCAATTTGTCAAAGCTGCAATAATTGTTATTCTAAAAAGACCAGTACTTGCTTCAAATATTAA
- a CDS encoding UbiA family prenyltransferase codes for MNPYIEILRPGNAIMGAISIILIAIIDRTISIPIILAMITVFFETAAGNVINDYFDYNIDLINKPERPLPSGRISLKNGRNYGYLLFLAGTICGFLISYLTNNWIPFVIVLIADVILYLYAYKLKSTPLIGNLAVGFMTGFGFVFGGFSLNTSDIILTSIYLGFFAFVMTTAREIIKDIEDIEGDRAEGAKTLPILIGERIPAVIATILIIVDCALCPILYYNHIFGVYYLFVIIIAVILFLYSGISILKSQDRQTAAKASKNLKIGMLIAFVAFVFGSF; via the coding sequence ATGAATCCATATATTGAAATTTTAAGACCTGGAAATGCAATAATGGGTGCAATATCAATTATTCTAATAGCAATTATTGATAGGACAATAAGCATCCCCATAATACTTGCAATGATTACCGTGTTTTTCGAAACTGCTGCGGGAAATGTAATCAATGATTATTTTGATTATAACATTGATTTAATTAATAAACCTGAAAGACCCCTTCCTTCCGGAAGGATTTCTTTGAAGAATGGAAGAAATTATGGTTATCTCTTATTTTTAGCCGGGACAATATGTGGATTTCTCATAAGCTATTTAACAAATAATTGGATTCCTTTTGTTATTGTGCTTATTGCAGACGTTATTCTTTATCTATATGCCTACAAACTAAAATCCACACCTCTAATTGGAAACTTGGCTGTAGGATTTATGACAGGTTTTGGATTTGTATTTGGTGGATTTTCATTGAATACCTCCGACATCATATTAACTTCAATATACTTGGGATTCTTTGCATTCGTAATGACAACAGCCCGTGAAATCATAAAAGATATTGAGGATATTGAAGGAGACCGGGCTGAAGGTGCAAAAACCTTGCCTATTCTAATAGGTGAAAGGATTCCTGCAGTAATAGCTACAATTTTAATTATTGTTGACTGTGCATTATGTCCTATCCTATATTACAATCATATTTTTGGGGTTTATTACTTATTTGTGATAATTATTGCAGTAATTTTATTCCTTTATTCTGGAATTTCCATTTTAAAATCACAAGACAGACAGACTGCTGCAAAAGCCTCTAAAAATTTAAAAATAGGTATGTTGATAGCATTTGTGGCATTTGTATTCGGGTCCTTCTAG
- the larC gene encoding nickel pincer cofactor biosynthesis protein LarC, with protein sequence MTIIIDPQGSGIAGNMLIGALVDLGADADKLKEIMEKSAIEFGKVNVKFEKITKKGVSSTLCQVEMLENKDPINYPEFVEKIQSLNIDDKVKEKSLKVFERIAKAESKVHGKTLNDIHFHEVGASDAVADVIGAIYAYYDLCLNEQKIIGLPIAVGGGRVETDHGVLPVPVPAVVEILKGAKMVGGPVDSELATPTGAAIYMEICDEIKEFIPTIKPCNVGYGAGKKDFNHPNVLRIMESSDIDETDSVDVIETNIDHLTGEEIGYLFEKLLEKGASDVSITPIIMKKNRQGSLLTVISKRQKREQIIDCIFKETGSLGIRISPNLHRGIAKREFEKNIVNIEGKEYEVTYKIGYVNGEIISKRPEYEDLKKIAEDLDLPLRKIKELIK encoded by the coding sequence ATGACAATAATTATTGACCCACAAGGAAGTGGAATAGCTGGAAACATGTTAATCGGTGCATTAGTCGATTTGGGGGCGGATGCAGATAAATTGAAAGAAATCATGGAAAAATCAGCTATTGAATTTGGAAAAGTTAATGTCAAATTTGAAAAAATAACAAAGAAAGGAGTTTCATCCACACTTTGTCAAGTTGAAATGCTTGAAAATAAAGACCCTATAAACTACCCCGAATTTGTTGAAAAAATCCAATCATTAAACATAGATGATAAAGTTAAGGAAAAATCCCTTAAAGTATTTGAAAGAATTGCAAAAGCGGAAAGTAAAGTTCACGGGAAAACATTGAATGATATTCATTTTCATGAAGTGGGCGCTAGTGATGCAGTGGCAGATGTAATAGGTGCCATTTATGCATATTATGATTTATGCCTGAATGAACAAAAAATAATAGGGCTTCCAATAGCTGTTGGAGGTGGAAGAGTTGAAACGGATCACGGAGTTTTGCCTGTTCCTGTGCCTGCGGTTGTGGAAATTCTAAAAGGTGCGAAAATGGTTGGCGGACCTGTTGACAGTGAACTTGCAACACCAACCGGCGCTGCAATCTATATGGAAATATGTGATGAAATAAAGGAATTCATTCCAACTATAAAACCTTGCAACGTAGGCTATGGCGCTGGAAAAAAAGATTTCAATCACCCTAACGTTTTAAGAATAATGGAAAGTTCGGATATTGATGAAACAGATAGTGTCGATGTTATTGAAACAAACATAGATCATCTAACAGGGGAAGAAATCGGATATTTATTTGAAAAACTTCTGGAAAAGGGAGCAAGCGATGTTTCAATCACCCCCATAATAATGAAGAAAAATCGCCAAGGCAGCCTTTTAACAGTAATTTCAAAAAGGCAAAAAAGAGAGCAAATCATCGATTGCATTTTTAAGGAAACAGGAAGCCTTGGAATAAGAATTTCGCCAAACTTGCATAGAGGAATAGCTAAACGGGAATTTGAAAAAAATATTGTTAATATTGAAGGCAAAGAATATGAAGTCACCTATAAGATCGGATATGTGAATGGTGAGATAATATCAAAAAGACCCGAATACGAAGATTTGAAAAAAATAGCTGAAGATTTGGATTTGCCTTTGAGAAAAATCAAAGAGTTGATTAAATGA
- the queC gene encoding 7-cyano-7-deazaguanine synthase QueC has product MKKAISVFSGGLDCTVATSIFHNKYEIHAITFNYGQKSFKRELKASKEICNKMNWKHEVIDLPWLAKISNSSLTTDEDIPELNVEDLDNLEKSKESASSVWVPARNTVFTSIALSYAESIGAEIIIVGWNGEEGTTFPDNSKEFLEKFNELIDAGSPDNIKIEAPAIDLNKEEIVKLGIEFDSPMELSYSCYKGTDKQCGVCESCMRRKRAFENMGIKDKSEYEI; this is encoded by the coding sequence ATGAAAAAAGCCATTTCAGTCTTTTCAGGGGGCTTGGATTGTACTGTTGCAACATCCATATTCCATAATAAATATGAGATTCATGCAATAACCTTTAATTATGGTCAAAAAAGTTTCAAAAGAGAGTTAAAAGCTTCAAAAGAGATTTGCAATAAGATGAATTGGAAACATGAAGTTATTGACCTTCCTTGGTTGGCAAAAATTAGCAATTCAAGTTTAACTACTGATGAAGACATTCCTGAATTAAATGTTGAAGATTTGGACAATTTAGAAAAAAGTAAGGAAAGCGCATCTAGCGTTTGGGTTCCTGCAAGAAATACTGTTTTTACATCAATCGCATTGTCATATGCAGAAAGTATCGGGGCCGAAATCATTATTGTCGGATGGAATGGTGAAGAAGGAACAACATTCCCTGACAACTCAAAGGAATTTTTAGAAAAATTCAATGAACTGATTGATGCCGGTTCACCTGACAATATTAAAATTGAAGCACCTGCCATTGATTTGAATAAAGAGGAAATAGTGAAACTAGGAATCGAATTTGATTCTCCAATGGAATTGAGCTATTCATGCTATAAAGGGACAGATAAACAATGTGGTGTCTGCGAAAGCTGTATGAGAAGGAAACGGGCTTTCGAGAACATGGGTATAAAAGACAAAAGTGAATATGAAATCTAA
- a CDS encoding glycosyltransferase has product MKKILFIAFYYNYTNEIASKRLRGISKYLPKYGFEPIVIVPKTSHSTVKFDNVQVIETEYENMLSKFMPSKKGDGETTSDNKENKLMSKAISIAGEVFAYPDGMKYWKTPAFNACCEIIEKENISGIISSSFPITSHLIAHDLKEKYDIPWIADLRDLWNLNPYINHTFIRNHFEKRLEMNTFKNVDVLTTTTPLAKKVLQTLHPSKRIVPIVSGYDPEDFKNITQTHKTNELTLMYAGSLYGGKRDPSILFEAISQLISENKIPQDKIIINFYGDTTNLKELSEKYNIPSNIKINGKISHEEVLKNQANSDVLLLISWINKNEEMFIPGKIYEYMASKKPVLSLGYKEGSLKELIERTNIGYHVSTVEESKKIIYDYYQKYINNELEYTGNEFVEEYSMENTAKKFSDILEEIT; this is encoded by the coding sequence ATGAAGAAAATCTTATTTATTGCATTTTATTACAACTATACAAATGAAATAGCCTCAAAAAGACTGAGGGGAATTTCAAAATATTTACCGAAATACGGATTTGAACCTATAGTTATTGTTCCAAAAACATCTCATTCCACTGTGAAATTCGATAATGTTCAAGTTATTGAAACAGAATACGAAAATATGCTTTCAAAATTCATGCCTAGTAAAAAAGGAGATGGGGAAACCACATCAGATAATAAAGAAAATAAACTCATGTCCAAAGCCATTTCAATCGCGGGAGAAGTGTTCGCTTATCCTGATGGCATGAAATACTGGAAAACCCCTGCATTTAATGCCTGTTGTGAAATAATTGAAAAAGAAAACATATCCGGAATAATCTCATCATCATTTCCGATTACATCACACTTAATCGCACATGATTTAAAAGAAAAATATGATATTCCCTGGATTGCGGATTTAAGGGACCTATGGAATCTGAATCCATATATCAACCATACTTTCATTAGAAATCATTTTGAAAAAAGACTGGAAATGAATACATTCAAGAATGTTGATGTGTTAACAACCACAACACCCCTTGCAAAAAAAGTCCTGCAAACCTTGCATCCCTCAAAAAGGATTGTTCCAATTGTTTCAGGATATGATCCAGAAGACTTTAAAAATATAACACAAACCCATAAAACCAATGAATTAACACTAATGTATGCAGGTTCACTTTATGGTGGCAAAAGAGATCCTTCAATACTATTTGAAGCGATTAGCCAATTAATCAGTGAAAATAAAATTCCTCAAGATAAAATAATCATCAATTTCTATGGAGACACAACAAACCTCAAGGAATTATCTGAAAAATATAATATTCCTTCAAATATAAAAATCAATGGAAAGATTAGCCACGAAGAAGTGTTGAAAAACCAAGCAAACTCAGATGTTCTTTTATTAATTTCTTGGATAAATAAGAATGAAGAAATGTTTATTCCTGGAAAAATCTATGAATATATGGCATCTAAAAAGCCCGTGCTATCACTGGGATATAAAGAAGGCTCTCTTAAGGAACTGATTGAAAGAACAAATATTGGTTACCACGTATCCACAGTTGAAGAAAGTAAAAAAATTATTTATGATTACTATCAAAAATATATTAATAATGAATTGGAATATACTGGAAATGAATTTGTAGAAGAATACTCGATGGAGAACACTGCAAAGAAATTTTCCGATATCTTAGAGGAAATAACATGA
- a CDS encoding isoprenylcysteine carboxylmethyltransferase family protein, whose amino-acid sequence MDKELFFQAISKFFLGLIIIILLLFIPAGTLNYPNGWLFIALLFIPMFIAGIIMFIKSPALLKRRLNAKEEENEQKIVILISGAIFLFAFIVAGLNFRFGWIKLPQTIIMIASIIFLLSYIMYGEVLRENMYLSRTVEVTENQKVIDSGLYGLVRHPMYTSTIFLFLSMPLVLDSLFSFIIMLTYPIIIFFRIRNEEKVLENELEGYSEYKEKVKYKIIPFIW is encoded by the coding sequence ATGGATAAAGAATTATTTTTTCAAGCCATATCTAAATTCTTTTTAGGTTTAATAATAATCATTTTGCTGTTATTTATACCCGCAGGAACTTTAAATTATCCAAACGGGTGGTTATTCATAGCTTTATTATTTATTCCAATGTTTATTGCAGGAATTATCATGTTTATTAAATCACCAGCCCTTTTAAAAAGAAGATTAAATGCCAAAGAAGAAGAAAATGAACAGAAAATTGTGATTTTAATTAGTGGAGCAATATTTTTATTTGCATTTATTGTGGCCGGATTAAATTTTAGATTTGGATGGATAAAGCTTCCCCAAACAATAATCATGATAGCTTCAATAATCTTTTTATTAAGCTATATCATGTATGGCGAAGTATTAAGGGAAAATATGTATCTTTCACGTACAGTTGAAGTAACTGAAAATCAAAAAGTAATTGACAGCGGATTATACGGACTTGTCAGACATCCAATGTATACCTCCACAATCTTTTTATTTTTATCAATGCCATTGGTATTGGATTCACTTTTTTCATTTATTATTATGCTAACTTATCCGATAATCATCTTTTTTAGAATAAGAAATGAAGAAAAAGTATTGGAAAATGAATTAGAGGGATATTCTGAATATAAAGAAAAGGTAAAATATAAAATCATCCCTTTCATATGGTAA
- the oadA gene encoding sodium-extruding oxaloacetate decarboxylase subunit alpha, with protein sequence MAKVRITETALRDAHQSLLATRMRTRDMVPIAEEMDKVGYFSVEAWGGATFDTCIRYLNEDPWERLRQLKSEFNKTPIQMLLRGQNLVGYKHYPDDIVTKFVEKSYENGVDIFRVFDALNDIRNMEKAIKVAKDQGAHVQGTISYTISPVHTLDDFVDLAKNLEALDCDSVAIKDMAGLITPTAAYDLVSALKEETDLLVDLHCHCTSGMTPISYYAACQAGVDILDTAISPLAWGTSQPPTESMVAALQGTDFDTGLDLKLLAHIKKYFDDIKEKYLGILDPISESIDADVLLYQIPGGMLSNLISQLKEQNALDRYNDVLEEMPRVRKDMGYPPLVTPTSQIVGIQSVMNVLGGERYKTVSNEVKEYMKGMYGKPPSPVDEEISKKIIGDEEVITCRPADLLEPEFDKFKSEGMEKGFVKSDEDALTYALYPPIAPKFLKGEAEEEELKPPHAFSDDDAIGIPTQYNVEVDGDMYEVKIMPTGFMEIEETAGGNFQPVEGGVTSSMQGMVIKLNVNVGDKVTKGSTICVIEAMKMENDIQSEVDGVVKEIFIEPGDAVSAGDTLMVIK encoded by the coding sequence ATGGCAAAAGTAAGAATTACAGAAACAGCACTTCGTGATGCTCACCAATCATTACTTGCAACTAGGATGAGAACAAGAGATATGGTTCCTATTGCAGAAGAAATGGATAAAGTTGGGTATTTCTCAGTAGAAGCCTGGGGTGGAGCTACTTTTGATACTTGTATAAGATATTTAAATGAAGATCCATGGGAAAGATTAAGGCAATTAAAATCAGAATTTAATAAGACTCCAATCCAAATGCTTTTAAGAGGACAGAATTTAGTTGGCTATAAACATTATCCTGATGATATTGTAACAAAATTCGTAGAGAAGTCATATGAAAATGGTGTGGATATTTTTAGAGTTTTTGATGCTTTAAATGATATAAGAAACATGGAAAAAGCTATTAAAGTTGCTAAAGATCAAGGCGCCCATGTACAAGGAACCATTAGTTATACTATAAGCCCAGTCCATACTTTAGATGATTTTGTTGATTTAGCTAAGAATCTTGAAGCTCTCGATTGTGATTCAGTTGCCATTAAAGACATGGCCGGTTTAATTACACCTACAGCAGCTTATGATTTAGTTTCAGCATTAAAAGAAGAAACTGATTTGCTTGTAGATTTGCATTGTCATTGTACTAGTGGTATGACTCCTATTAGTTATTATGCAGCATGTCAGGCTGGAGTAGATATTCTAGACACTGCAATTTCACCTTTAGCATGGGGAACAAGTCAACCACCAACAGAAAGTATGGTAGCTGCTTTACAAGGAACTGACTTCGACACAGGACTTGACTTAAAATTATTGGCTCATATTAAAAAATACTTCGATGACATTAAAGAGAAATACTTAGGTATTCTTGACCCAATTTCTGAAAGTATCGATGCAGATGTTTTATTATACCAAATTCCTGGAGGAATGCTATCAAATCTTATCTCTCAACTCAAAGAGCAAAATGCACTTGATAGGTATAATGATGTTTTAGAAGAGATGCCTCGTGTTAGAAAAGATATGGGATACCCGCCTCTTGTAACTCCAACAAGTCAGATTGTTGGTATTCAGTCTGTAATGAACGTATTGGGTGGAGAAAGATACAAAACAGTGTCAAATGAAGTAAAAGAATACATGAAAGGAATGTATGGTAAACCACCATCACCTGTAGATGAGGAAATTTCCAAAAAAATCATTGGTGATGAGGAAGTTATTACCTGCAGACCTGCAGACTTGTTAGAACCTGAATTCGACAAATTCAAATCTGAAGGTATGGAAAAAGGTTTTGTCAAATCTGATGAGGACGCATTAACCTATGCTTTATATCCTCCTATCGCTCCAAAATTCCTTAAAGGTGAAGCTGAAGAGGAAGAACTTAAACCGCCTCATGCATTCAGTGATGATGATGCTATTGGAATTCCAACCCAATACAATGTTGAAGTTGATGGGGACATGTATGAAGTTAAAATCATGCCTACCGGGTTCATGGAAATCGAAGAAACTGCTGGAGGCAATTTCCAGCCTGTTGAAGGTGGAGTAACATCATCAATGCAAGGTATGGTTATTAAACTCAACGTTAATGTTGGAGACAAAGTTACAAAAGGATCTACTATCTGTGTTATTGAAGCTATGAAGATGGAAAACGATATCCAGTCAGAAGTTGATGGTGTTGTTAAAGAAATCTTTATAGAACCTGGTGATGCAGTCAGTGCAGGTGATACTTTAATGGTAATCAAATAG
- a CDS encoding M48 family metallopeptidase, whose translation MAKNDRSGVNPFTGKKHFDIVNDDKFLQQSYNEYYAVINKSQLLDNTPEGQLVRNVAVNLINAVQNYLANIGRLDYIENYYDWDFHLVADKTVNAFCMPGGKIVMFSGILSVANTEEKVAFILGHEMAHALLDHSRTRASAQTAHNAITSAAWVGSIAMDLFGLGAIGNLTRAATNLASMGSHYLLLNPWGRDQELEADRLGMLIIHWAGYDISHIPAFWESMSAKNSNEHDFFSTHPSDSKRIAAMNDLIVEIENQKDFYSSPVIDNSLKPKNDDNKPQGNVKRCQKCGTPCESDAKFCTNCGSEFVDELRCPNCGASIEKDSSFCINCGFKL comes from the coding sequence ATGGCAAAAAATGACAGAAGTGGTGTTAATCCATTTACGGGAAAAAAGCATTTCGATATTGTTAATGACGATAAATTCCTCCAACAATCATATAATGAATATTATGCAGTTATTAATAAATCGCAATTATTGGATAATACTCCCGAAGGGCAATTGGTGAGAAACGTTGCAGTGAATCTGATTAATGCAGTTCAAAATTATTTGGCCAATATTGGGAGATTGGATTATATAGAGAATTATTATGACTGGGATTTCCATTTGGTTGCAGATAAAACAGTAAATGCTTTTTGTATGCCTGGGGGTAAAATTGTAATGTTTTCAGGCATTTTATCAGTGGCGAATACCGAAGAAAAAGTTGCTTTTATTTTAGGTCATGAAATGGCTCATGCACTTTTAGACCATTCAAGAACAAGAGCTAGTGCACAAACTGCTCATAATGCAATTACTTCTGCTGCATGGGTTGGAAGTATTGCTATGGACCTGTTTGGTCTGGGTGCTATCGGTAATTTAACAAGAGCAGCTACAAATCTTGCCAGTATGGGATCACATTATCTATTGTTGAATCCATGGGGCAGAGACCAGGAGCTTGAAGCGGATAGATTGGGAATGTTGATAATCCATTGGGCAGGTTATGATATTTCACATATTCCGGCATTTTGGGAGTCAATGTCAGCTAAAAATTCTAATGAGCACGACTTTTTTTCAACTCACCCGTCAGATTCCAAAAGAATAGCTGCTATGAATGATTTGATAGTTGAAATTGAAAATCAAAAAGACTTTTATTCATCTCCTGTAATTGATAACAGTTTAAAACCTAAAAATGATGATAATAAACCTCAAGGAAATGTTAAACGCTGTCAAAAATGTGGAACACCCTGTGAAAGCGATGCAAAATTCTGCACAAATTGCGGATCGGAATTTGTGGATGAATTAAGATGTCCTAACTGCGGAGCTTCCATTGAAAAAGACAGTTCCTTTTGTATAAATTGTGGATTTAAACTTTAA
- a CDS encoding DUF4012 domain-containing protein, translating into MKRSKKLIIAILIVIIIGLLAVIFGTLFGGPDLTKENKDILVLASDKYEQPNGGVDMAYLVHLENGTLKNYTPIYPGEMSHPTKSAPGGLSGRMMFHDCLWDGVDGGMQNAEEILEANTHLHADAVVLVYDEGLDHIIDSIRPLKVDGVVKNLSATDIIRENDAYNGYPGNEHVQGNMSRADAVMVLVKALSNASKDPIKKSTMVEAALKEYSNGNIIMKPEGSFTRLLATKGFENIS; encoded by the coding sequence ATGAAAAGATCAAAAAAACTAATAATTGCCATCCTTATTGTAATTATTATCGGATTACTGGCCGTGATTTTTGGCACACTGTTTGGAGGTCCTGATTTAACAAAAGAAAACAAGGACATATTAGTCTTGGCTTCGGATAAATATGAACAACCAAATGGTGGAGTGGATATGGCATATTTGGTTCATTTAGAAAATGGAACCCTAAAAAATTACACACCAATCTATCCTGGTGAGATGTCACACCCTACAAAATCGGCACCCGGAGGACTGAGTGGGCGTATGATGTTCCACGATTGTCTATGGGACGGAGTAGATGGTGGAATGCAGAATGCAGAAGAAATTCTGGAAGCAAATACACATTTACATGCTGATGCAGTGGTTCTTGTTTATGATGAAGGATTAGATCATATTATTGACTCAATAAGACCACTAAAAGTAGATGGTGTTGTGAAAAACCTTAGTGCAACAGACATCATTCGTGAAAACGATGCATATAATGGTTACCCTGGAAATGAACATGTTCAAGGAAATATGTCTAGAGCAGATGCAGTTATGGTATTAGTAAAAGCTCTTTCTAATGCAAGTAAAGATCCAATCAAAAAGAGCACCATGGTAGAAGCTGCTTTAAAAGAATATTCCAATGGAAACATTATCATGAAACCAGAAGGTTCATTTACAAGACTGCTTGCTACTAAAGGATTTGAAAACATTTCATAA
- a CDS encoding inositol-3-phosphate synthase, translating to MNKIKIAIVGIGNCASSLIQGIHYYDGKKPEDAIGLMHWDIGGYKPSDIEVVAAFDVDARKVGKTIDEAIFAKPNCTTVFQKDIPKYDVKVSMGHVLDGVAEHMANYDDDYTFVVSDEDPVDVVEVLKESGAEILVNYLPVGSEEAARYYAQCALDAEVAYVNCMPVFIVSDDEWDAKFKEKGIPIVGDDIKAQIGATITHRTLASLFMDRGVKLDRTYQINTGGNTDFLNMLNRERLDSKKESKTEAVQSVLNERMDDRDIHIGPSDYVPWQNDNKLCFLRMEGRTFGDVPMNIELRLSVEDSPNSAGCVIDAVRCCKIGLERGIGGQLTSISSYTMKHPPIQFDDDEAYENVEKFISGELER from the coding sequence GTGAACAAAATAAAAATAGCTATTGTTGGAATAGGAAACTGTGCTAGTTCTCTTATTCAAGGAATTCATTATTATGATGGTAAAAAACCAGAAGATGCAATTGGGCTTATGCATTGGGATATTGGAGGTTACAAACCTAGTGACATAGAAGTGGTTGCAGCTTTTGATGTTGATGCAAGGAAGGTTGGAAAGACTATTGATGAGGCAATTTTTGCTAAACCGAATTGTACAACTGTTTTCCAGAAAGATATTCCTAAATATGATGTTAAAGTAAGTATGGGTCATGTTTTAGATGGTGTTGCTGAACATATGGCTAATTATGATGATGATTATACTTTTGTTGTAAGTGATGAAGACCCTGTTGATGTAGTTGAAGTTTTAAAAGAAAGCGGCGCTGAAATATTAGTAAATTATTTGCCTGTAGGTTCCGAAGAGGCTGCAAGATACTATGCTCAATGTGCTCTTGATGCTGAAGTTGCATATGTGAACTGTATGCCTGTTTTCATTGTAAGCGATGATGAATGGGATGCAAAATTCAAAGAAAAAGGAATTCCTATTGTTGGTGATGATATTAAAGCGCAAATTGGTGCTACTATTACACATAGAACACTAGCTAGTTTATTTATGGATAGGGGTGTAAAATTAGACAGGACCTATCAAATTAATACAGGTGGTAACACTGATTTCTTAAATATGCTCAATCGTGAAAGATTGGATTCCAAAAAAGAATCTAAAACCGAAGCTGTTCAATCAGTTTTGAATGAAAGAATGGATGACAGGGATATCCATATCGGACCTAGTGATTATGTCCCATGGCAAAATGACAATAAATTATGTTTCCTCAGAATGGAAGGTCGTACATTTGGTGATGTTCCAATGAACATTGAACTCAGGTTAAGCGTTGAAGATTCTCCAAACTCTGCAGGTTGTGTAATTGATGCTGTCAGATGTTGTAAAATTGGTTTAGAAAGGGGTATTGGTGGACAATTAACTTCTATTTCTTCATATACTATGAAACACCCTCCAATCCAATTTGATGATGATGAAGCATATGAAAATGTTGAAAAATTCATTTCTGGCGAATTAGAAAGATAA